In Bordetella genomosp. 11, the sequence CTTCGATAACTCGCCCCTGGCCGAGCGCAGCCTGCCCGGCGAGATCCGGCCATTCGTGTCGGCCATCAATCATCTGCTGGAACGCCAGAACGCCGCACTGGTGCGGGAGCGGCAACTGATCGCCGATGCCGCGCACGAGCTGCGCACGCCGCTGGCGGCCATCCAGGCGCAGGCGCAACGGGCCACGTCGGCCCTGGATGCGGAAACCGCGCGCGCGGAAGCCGCCAAGCTGCAGGGCGTTGCCGCCCGCGCCGCCCGCATCGTCGAACAACTGCTGGACCAGGCACGGCTGGACTCGGACGACGCCCTGCCGATGGAGCCGGTGGACCTGGCGGATCTGGTCGACCTGGTGGTACGCGACTTCGAGGGCAAGGCCGCCCGCAGGTCGCAGAAGATTTCCATCGCCGCGGAGAGCTGCCCAGTGCGGGGGAATATCGATGCGCTGGGCATTCTGCTGGGAAACCTGATGGACAACGCGGTGCGTTATACGCCGCCGCATGGGCATATCGCGGTGTCCTGCGGCCTGGATTGCGGGATACCCGTGCTGGCGATCGCGGACGATGGTCCCGGCATCCCGGTGGCATACCGCAGCCGCGTCTACGACCGATTCTTCCGCGTGCCGGGCAGGGCCGAGGGCGGCACCGGCATAGGTCTTTCGCTGGTGGCCCGCATCGCGCGCTTGCACGACGCGCAACTGGTGGAACTGGAAGCCGCCAAGGGGTTTCACCTGGCGGTGCGCTTTCCCGCGGCCCCGGCGTCCCTGAACGTCTAGTGGCCGGGCAGCATGGTCTGAGCGTATTGAATGCCGACGCCGAAGGCGCCGCCGAATCTGCGCGAGACGCCCACGGTCAGGTCGTAGGTTTCCAGCCGTGCCCAATCGCGCTGCAGCTCCAGCAGATAGGTCAACGAGGTGATCGGGCGCGCGCCGGCTTGAAGCATGCGTTGGACGGCACGTTCATGCGCCTCGGCGGTGCAGTCCCCGCATGCGTCCGTCACGACGTAGACTTCGAATCCCTGCTCAAGGGCGGAAATGACGGGGCCGTTGCAGCAGACGGACGTCCACAGGCCTGCCATTACCAGCCGGTTCTTGCCGGCGGCATTGATGCGGGCGATGAAGTGTTCGTCTTCCCAGGCGTTGGAGGTCGTGCGATCCGTGATTTGCGCGTCGGGAAAGGCGTCGGCGATCTCGTCGAATAGCGGGCCGGCGAACGTGTCCTTGGAGATCGTCGTGATGATGGTGGGGACCTTGAATCCCTTGGCGGTGTTGGCCAGGATCGCGGTGTTTGCGCGCAGGTTGGTGACATCTATGGATTTGGTATTGAAGGCCATCTCGGATTGATGGTCGATCAGGACCAGCACATGATCGTTCGGGCTTAACAGGCTGCTGGCAGGCTTGGCGGTGGCTTTGATGCTCATCGAATTCCTCGGTCGAGTCGGGCAGCCCGGATGGCTGGTGTGGCCGGCGGGCCGCCGGGATTGCGGTCCGGAAATTCTATGGGTGCGCCGGCCGGACTTGCGTGCAGTGGCGCGTAACCGTCTTTGCAGAAATGCAGGCTGGCGATCCGTCATGGCGCTACGCGGACGATTCCGCGCGCGGCCGCTTGCCTTCGATGAAGTCGCGCTTCGTCTCGATTGCCCTTGCGCAATGCGTCATGAAGGCGGTAATCCGGGGAGACCGGCGGATGTCCGGGTGCGTCAGCAGCCATAACTCGTCATGGACCTCGCTCGCCACCGGGCCGATACGGACAAGCCCGGCATCCAGGTCGCCGTGCATGCAGGGCAGGATCCCGATCCCGATGCCATTGCGTACCGCCGCGGCGACGCCGTAGACGGAGTCGCTGCGGTAGCTGATATTGCGCGGGGATACCCGCCGGTCGATGTAGCCATGCGCCTTCAGGCCGGACAGCCCCCTGCCGTACGAAACCCACTGCGCCTCGTAGAGGGCGTGCTCGGGGACCTCGCGATCCAGATAGTCGATGCGCCGGCCATAGATGGCCCAGGCGACCGTCGCCATCTTGCGGCCGAACAGGTTTTCCGGGGGAGATAGCGTGGCTCGGAAGGCGATGTCCGAATCGCCCCGGGCCAGGTTCAAGCACTGGTTGCCGACGATCACCTCGATCCGGACGCCTGGATGCATGGCCCGGAAGTCCGCGATGATGGGCGTCAGGAAGTCCACCAGTAGCGCATCGCTGGTCGTGATGCGCAGCTCCCCGTTCAATTCCTCGGTC encodes:
- a CDS encoding ATP-binding protein — translated: MKGWRAVAASANSLRTRLLCATLIGIVAFGGAWYSLRTWEMNIPETGRADERLRDIAGLVIESIPRTLSVDGSVAAYSSPPGLSPSTPSTIFQVWHMPSRKLILRSPTAPDIPMKPDFATGYGNVSTHDEAWRVYAASDRTGTIQVQTATSQEKLEETYREWVREGTLAAIGIFVLLALILWGAIRLSLRPLDLARETIARRSPFDNSPLAERSLPGEIRPFVSAINHLLERQNAALVRERQLIADAAHELRTPLAAIQAQAQRATSALDAETARAEAAKLQGVAARAARIVEQLLDQARLDSDDALPMEPVDLADLVDLVVRDFEGKAARRSQKISIAAESCPVRGNIDALGILLGNLMDNAVRYTPPHGHIAVSCGLDCGIPVLAIADDGPGIPVAYRSRVYDRFFRVPGRAEGGTGIGLSLVARIARLHDAQLVELEAAKGFHLAVRFPAAPASLNV
- a CDS encoding hydrolase, giving the protein MSIKATAKPASSLLSPNDHVLVLIDHQSEMAFNTKSIDVTNLRANTAILANTAKGFKVPTIITTISKDTFAGPLFDEIADAFPDAQITDRTTSNAWEDEHFIARINAAGKNRLVMAGLWTSVCCNGPVISALEQGFEVYVVTDACGDCTAEAHERAVQRMLQAGARPITSLTYLLELQRDWARLETYDLTVGVSRRFGGAFGVGIQYAQTMLPGH
- a CDS encoding LysR family transcriptional regulator is translated as MKHSPEALSWDDLRIVKAIGEHGGLMNAAFALGVNHSTLSRRLSALENALGFMLFERRRTGYLPTGAGVELLDLSRRMESDILAVMRRMTGRTEELNGELRITTSDALLVDFLTPIIADFRAMHPGVRIEVIVGNQCLNLARGDSDIAFRATLSPPENLFGRKMATVAWAIYGRRIDYLDREVPEHALYEAQWVSYGRGLSGLKAHGYIDRRVSPRNISYRSDSVYGVAAAVRNGIGIGILPCMHGDLDAGLVRIGPVASEVHDELWLLTHPDIRRSPRITAFMTHCARAIETKRDFIEGKRPRAESSA